The Bosea beijingensis genome contains the following window.
CGCCCGTCCTCGTCACTCGTGCGCAAGCCGTCTATGCCGGCACCAACTGGTCGACCCAGATCACCGCCACCGACCTCGACTTCTTCGCCGCCCGCGAATGGGAAATCGGGTCGGGGCGCCTGTTCGAGCCCGAGGAACTACGCAAGGGAGAGATCGTCGCCGTGATCGGGCAGACGGTCGCGCGCAACCTCTTCGGCGAGGAGAACCCGCTCGACCAGCAGTTCCGCATCCGCAACGTGCCCTTCAAGGTCATCGGCGTGATGGCGCCCAAGGGCCAGTCGGCGCTGGGGCAGGACCAGGACGATGTCATCTTCGTGCCGCTCGACACCGGCCGGCGCCGCATCGTCGGGCGCAACTATGCCCGTGACCGCTCGGTGCAGACGATCATGGTCAAGTTCGCCAGCGAGGAGGCGATCAATCCCGGCATCGCCGAGGTCACCGCCCTGCTGCGCCAGCGGCATCGCCTGACGGAGGATCAGGAGGACGACTTCATCGTCCGCAACCTCACCGAGATCGCCAATACCGCGACCGCCGCCGCAACGACGCTCTCCTGGCTGCTCGCGGCGGTGGCCGCCGTCTCGCTCCTCGTCGGCGGCATCGGCATCATGAACATCATGCTGGTCTCGGTGACCGAGCGCACGCGCGAGATCGGCTTGAGGCTCGCGGTCGGCGCCCGCCAGAGCGCGGTTTTGACCCAGTTCCTGATCGAGGCGACGACGCTTGCGACCATCGGCGGCGCGGTCGGCGTCGGGCTCGGCATCGCGGCGGCGCTGATCATCGCCCATGTCGCGGGCTGGCCCTCGGTGATCTCGGTGCAGACCATCCTGATCGCGGTCGGCGTCTCCGGGCTGATCGGCGTGTTCTTCGGCTTTTATCCCGCGCGCCGCGCCGCGAGGCTTGATCCGATCGAGGCGCTCCGGCGCGAGTGAGGCGGGAATTTTTCCCGCCCGCCGCAAGGGTCGCTTAACCCGGCCGGCTCTAGGCTGCCCTTGAGGCAGTCAGGAGGCGGACCGTGAACAGCCAGCAGCTCACCACGACAACGCAACCCCTCTATGACCGGGCGGTCGCCGCCACGGCCGTCGGCGCCTGGGAATGCAATCTCTCCAATGAAACGCTGAGCTGGACCGACGGTGTCTATGACCTGTTCGGCCTGCAGCGCGGTTCCGCCATCTACCGCAGCGCAA
Protein-coding sequences here:
- a CDS encoding ABC transporter permease, with protein sequence MSLTEAIRSALSAIGANALRSALTMLGIIIGVAAVIAMVAIGAGARERVTGQIKSLGANLAIIQSGNVTQGGVRLGAGASSTLTDEDAAAILKEVEDVTAAAPVLVTRAQAVYAGTNWSTQITATDLDFFAAREWEIGSGRLFEPEELRKGEIVAVIGQTVARNLFGEENPLDQQFRIRNVPFKVIGVMAPKGQSALGQDQDDVIFVPLDTGRRRIVGRNYARDRSVQTIMVKFASEEAINPGIAEVTALLRQRHRLTEDQEDDFIVRNLTEIANTATAAATTLSWLLAAVAAVSLLVGGIGIMNIMLVSVTERTREIGLRLAVGARQSAVLTQFLIEATTLATIGGAVGVGLGIAAALIIAHVAGWPSVISVQTILIAVGVSGLIGVFFGFYPARRAARLDPIEALRRE